A portion of the Ricinus communis isolate WT05 ecotype wild-type chromosome 10, ASM1957865v1, whole genome shotgun sequence genome contains these proteins:
- the LOC8285693 gene encoding uncharacterized protein LOC8285693, whose translation MASVALSASLISSSTCRLKSAAAVLSFKHRNGSVKCKAVGESSRTSLEEPTVFKGVYGTWTLDQSDVREVILYRSGLVTAASAFVIAASSEAFLQNESLLKEIIHQNLDLLCAIGAGGLGLSLLLIHIYVTEIKRTLQALWALGVIGSFATYTTLARPAGENLIQYVIDNPTAVWFVGPLFAALTGLVFKEGLCYGKLEAGVLTFIIPAVLLGHLTGLMDNGVKLALLGTWMTLFVIFAGRKFTQPVKDDVGDKSVFMFNALPEDEKKALIEKLEQQDLY comes from the exons ATGGCGTCGGTGGCGTTATCGGCATCGTTAATCTCATCTTCAACATGCCGACTTAAATCCGCGGCGGCGGTACTATCCTTTAAACATAGAAATGGATCAGTAAAGTGCAAGGCTGTGGGTGAAAGCTCTCGAACTTCCTTAGAAGAGCCAACAGTTTTTAAAGGCGTTTATGGCACCTGGACACTTGACCAATCGGACGTTCGCGAG GTCATTTTGTATAGATCAGGGCTGGTCACCGCAGCTTCTGCGTTTGTAATTGCTGCTTCTTCAGAGGCGTTTTTACAGAACGAGTCTTTGTTAAAGGAAATAATACATCAAAACCTTGATTTATTGTGTGCAATTGGAGCTGGTGGACTCGGATTGTCTTTGCTTTTGATACACATCTATGTAACTGAGATTAAGCGGACCCTTCAAGCTTTGTGGGCACTCGGTGTTATTGGATCTTTTGCAACGTATACTACCCTTGCTCGACCGGCTGGCGAGAACCTGATACAGTATGTCATTGATAATCCAACTGCTGTCTGGTTTGTTGGTCCTCTGTTTGCAGCACTTACAGGACTTGTCTTCAAAGAAG GACTTTGCTACGGGAAGCTGGAAGCTGGTGTTCTCACATTTATTATACCTGCAGTTCTTCTTGGAcatttg ACAGGTTTAATGGATAATGGAGTAAAGCTTGCTCTACTGGGTACTTGGATGACCCTCTTTGTGATATTTGCTGGAAGGAAGTTCACTCAGCCTGTTAAG GATGACGTTGGTGACAAGTCTGTATTCATGTTCAATGCTCTCCCAGAAGATGAAAAGAAGGCTCTAATCGAGAAACTCGAGCAACAAGATCTTTATTAG
- the LOC8285694 gene encoding E3 ubiquitin-protein ligase ORTHRUS 2 isoform X1: MAQVGDLPCDGDGICMICKTKPSPDDSLTCRTCDTPWHLTCLSSPPETSADALQWNCPDCSILNPTLSRGSEATSSALIAAIRMIESDVSLSESEKAKRRQQLVSGGAPSCSGVEEEKERITGSNEILDILDAGFNCSFCMQLPDRPVTTPCGHNFCLKCFQKWIGQGKRTCANCRNQIPSKMASQPRINSVLVIAIRMAKMSKSSTAGGPHKVYHFVHNQNRPDKAFTSERAKKAGKSNACSGKIFVTVPPDHFGPILAENDPVREQGVLVGESWEDRLECRQWGAHLPHVAGIAGQSTHGAQSVALSGGYVDDEDHGDWFLYTGSGGRDLSGNKRTNKAQSFDQKFEKLNEALRVSCRKGYPLRVVRSHKEKRSSYAPETGVRYDGIYRIEKCWRKNGMQGYKVCRYLFVRCDNEPAPWTSDNHGDRPRPLPVIGELENAVDVTERRGSPSWDYDEEKGCWMWKKPPPPSRKWVDGGSGEDGKKTRKAKGRRQNVPVREKLLKELSCQICRKVMTNPLTTPCGHNFCKACLEGAFAGQSFTRQRTCQGRRTLRVQKNVMKCPSCTNDIAEYLQNPQVNRELMGVIEALQRRNAESENFDDSTEESDAVDGKTDAIADTEICNINSEVVEEAKPRHQMESKPEKTYEQMASGECDGRNVAWQMEGAVLEQSDLVKDETGIDANISEKVDSDEQPSTTEVKPSSRRRRANDGGSQVIVDAGVQTRSKRAKVNAAQ, encoded by the exons ATGGCACAAGTCGGCGACCTTCCCTGCGACGGAGATGGCATTTGCATGATCTGCAAAACTAAACCATCGCCTGATGATTCTCTTACTTGTAGAACTTGCGACACTCCCTGGCACCTTACTTGCCTCTCTTCCCCTCCAGAAACCTCAGCGGACGCTCTTCAATGGAACTGTCCCGACTGCTCTATCCTCAATCCGACTCTCTCCCGAGGATCGGAGGCCACTTCCTCTGCCCTCATCGCTGCAATCCGGATGATCGAGTCTGACGTGTCACTCTCCGAGTCTGAGAAGGCTAAGAGACGCCAGCAGCTTGTGAGCGGAGGGGCGCCGTCGTGCTCTGGTGTTGAGGAAGAGAAGGAGAGGATAACCGGTAGTAATGAAATACTTGATATCCTTGATGCTGGATTCAACTGCTCATTTTGCATGCAGTTACCTGATAGGCCTGTTACG ACACCATGTGGTCATAACTTTTGCCTTAAGTGCTTCCAAAAATGGATTGGACAAGGAAAACGTACATGTGCAAATTGCCGGAACCAAATCCCCTCCAAAATGGCGAGCCAACCTCGAATCAATTCTGTGCTGGTTATTGCCATACGCATGGCTAAGATGTCAAAATCCAGCACTGCCGGGGGACCTCATAAGGTATACCATTTTGTTCACAATCAAAACAGGCCGGACAAAGCTTTCACTTCAGAACGAGCTAAGAAAGCTGGAAAGTCTAATGCCTGTAGTGGAAAGATCTTCGTCACCGTTCCTCCTGATCACTTTGGGCCCATTCTTGCTGAGAACGATCCAGTAAGAGAGCAGGGTGTTTTAGTTGGCGAATCGTGGGAAGATAGGCTGGAGTGTAGACAATGGGGTGCTCATCTTCCCCATGTTGCAGGAATTGCTGGTCAGTCAACTCATGGTGCTCAATCAGTGGCCCTCTCTGGAGGTTATGTAGATGACGAGGACCATGGCGACTGGTTCCTTTACACTGGGag TGGAGGAAGGGACCTTAGCGGCAATAAACGCACAAACAAGGCACAATCATTTGatcaaaaatttgaaaagctGAATGAGGCATTACGAGTAAGTTGCCGCAAAGGATATCCTTTAAGAGTAGTCAG ATCTCACAAAGAGAAGCGTTCTTCTTATGCCCCGGAAACAGGCGTCCGTTACGATGGCATATATAGAATTGAGAAATGCTGGCGTAAGAATGGAATGCAG GGCTACAAGGTTTGCAGGTATCTGTTTGTGAGATGTGACAATGAACCTGCACCATGGACAAG TGACAATCATGGGGACCGTCCGCGGCCTCTGCCAGTCATTGGAGAATTAGAAAATGCAGTTGATGTAACTGAAAGGAGAGGATCTCCATCTTGGGACTATGAT GAGGAAAAAGGTTGTTGGATGTGGAAGAAACCTCCACCACCTAGTAGAAAATGGGTTGATGGTGGAAGTGGAGAAGATGgcaagaaaacaagaaaagctAAGGGGCGACGACAAAATGTGCCTGTGAGGGAAAAGCTTCTGAAAG AGTTAAGCTGTCAAATTTGTCGGAAGGTGATGACTAACCCTCTTACTACTCCTTGTGGACATAACTTCTGCAAAGCATGCCTGGAGGGTGCTTTTGCTGGTCAAAGTTTCACGAGGCAGAGAACATGTCAAGGCAGACGAACACTAAGAGTGCAGAAAAACGTTATGAAATGTCCGTCTTGTACAAATGATATAGCTGAATATCTTCAAAATCCACAG GTTAATAGAGAATTGATGGGTGTGATTGAAGCACTACAGCGGAGAAATGCAGAGTCTGAAAATTTTGATGATTCTACTGAAGAAAGTGATGCCGTGGATGGGAAAACAGATGCTATTGCTGATACAGAGATATGCAATATAAATAGTGAAGTTGTTGAAGAAGCCAAACCTAGGCATCAAATGGAAAGCAAACCTGAGAAAACCTACGAGCAAATGGCAAGTGGTGAATGTGACGGGCGAAATGTTGCTTGGCAGATGGAAGGGGCAGTGCTCGAACAATCAGATCTAGTGAAGGATGAAACTGGAATTGATGCCAATATATCTGAAAAAGTGGACAGTGATGAACAGCCATCTACCACTGAAGTGAAGCCGAGCTCCAGGAGAAGAAGGGCTAATGATGGTGGGAGCCAGGTAATAGTGGATGCTGGAGTTCAGACCAGGAGCAAGAGGGCAAAAGTGAATGCAGCACAATGA
- the LOC8285694 gene encoding E3 ubiquitin-protein ligase ORTHRUS 2 isoform X2 — protein MAQVGDLPCDGDGICMICKTKPSPDDSLTCRTCDTPWHLTCLSSPPETSADALQWNCPDCSILNPTLSRGSEATSSALIAAIRMIESDVSLSESEKAKRRQQLVSGGAPSCSGVEEEKERITGSNEILDILDAGFNCSFCMQLPDRPVTTPCGHNFCLKCFQKWIGQGKRTCANCRNQIPSKMASQPRINSVLVIAIRMAKMSKSSTAGGPHKVYHFVHNQNRPDKAFTSERAKKAGKSNACSGKIFVTVPPDHFGPILAENDPVREQGVLVGESWEDRLECRQWGAHLPHVAGIAGQSTHGAQSVALSGGYVDDEDHGDWFLYTGSGGRDLSGNKRTNKAQSFDQKFEKLNEALRVSCRKGYPLRVVRSHKEKRSSYAPETGVRYDGIYRIEKCWRKNGMQGYKVCRYLFVRCDNEPAPWTSDNHGDRPRPLPVIGELENAVDVTERRGSPSWDYDEEKGCWMWKKPPPPSRKWVDGGSGEDGKKTRKAKGRRQNVPVREKLLKELSCQICRKVMTNPLTTPCGHNFCKACLEGAFAGQSFTRQRTCQGRRTLRVQKNVMKCPSCTNDIAEYLQNPQEYPSLGL, from the exons ATGGCACAAGTCGGCGACCTTCCCTGCGACGGAGATGGCATTTGCATGATCTGCAAAACTAAACCATCGCCTGATGATTCTCTTACTTGTAGAACTTGCGACACTCCCTGGCACCTTACTTGCCTCTCTTCCCCTCCAGAAACCTCAGCGGACGCTCTTCAATGGAACTGTCCCGACTGCTCTATCCTCAATCCGACTCTCTCCCGAGGATCGGAGGCCACTTCCTCTGCCCTCATCGCTGCAATCCGGATGATCGAGTCTGACGTGTCACTCTCCGAGTCTGAGAAGGCTAAGAGACGCCAGCAGCTTGTGAGCGGAGGGGCGCCGTCGTGCTCTGGTGTTGAGGAAGAGAAGGAGAGGATAACCGGTAGTAATGAAATACTTGATATCCTTGATGCTGGATTCAACTGCTCATTTTGCATGCAGTTACCTGATAGGCCTGTTACG ACACCATGTGGTCATAACTTTTGCCTTAAGTGCTTCCAAAAATGGATTGGACAAGGAAAACGTACATGTGCAAATTGCCGGAACCAAATCCCCTCCAAAATGGCGAGCCAACCTCGAATCAATTCTGTGCTGGTTATTGCCATACGCATGGCTAAGATGTCAAAATCCAGCACTGCCGGGGGACCTCATAAGGTATACCATTTTGTTCACAATCAAAACAGGCCGGACAAAGCTTTCACTTCAGAACGAGCTAAGAAAGCTGGAAAGTCTAATGCCTGTAGTGGAAAGATCTTCGTCACCGTTCCTCCTGATCACTTTGGGCCCATTCTTGCTGAGAACGATCCAGTAAGAGAGCAGGGTGTTTTAGTTGGCGAATCGTGGGAAGATAGGCTGGAGTGTAGACAATGGGGTGCTCATCTTCCCCATGTTGCAGGAATTGCTGGTCAGTCAACTCATGGTGCTCAATCAGTGGCCCTCTCTGGAGGTTATGTAGATGACGAGGACCATGGCGACTGGTTCCTTTACACTGGGag TGGAGGAAGGGACCTTAGCGGCAATAAACGCACAAACAAGGCACAATCATTTGatcaaaaatttgaaaagctGAATGAGGCATTACGAGTAAGTTGCCGCAAAGGATATCCTTTAAGAGTAGTCAG ATCTCACAAAGAGAAGCGTTCTTCTTATGCCCCGGAAACAGGCGTCCGTTACGATGGCATATATAGAATTGAGAAATGCTGGCGTAAGAATGGAATGCAG GGCTACAAGGTTTGCAGGTATCTGTTTGTGAGATGTGACAATGAACCTGCACCATGGACAAG TGACAATCATGGGGACCGTCCGCGGCCTCTGCCAGTCATTGGAGAATTAGAAAATGCAGTTGATGTAACTGAAAGGAGAGGATCTCCATCTTGGGACTATGAT GAGGAAAAAGGTTGTTGGATGTGGAAGAAACCTCCACCACCTAGTAGAAAATGGGTTGATGGTGGAAGTGGAGAAGATGgcaagaaaacaagaaaagctAAGGGGCGACGACAAAATGTGCCTGTGAGGGAAAAGCTTCTGAAAG AGTTAAGCTGTCAAATTTGTCGGAAGGTGATGACTAACCCTCTTACTACTCCTTGTGGACATAACTTCTGCAAAGCATGCCTGGAGGGTGCTTTTGCTGGTCAAAGTTTCACGAGGCAGAGAACATGTCAAGGCAGACGAACACTAAGAGTGCAGAAAAACGTTATGAAATGTCCGTCTTGTACAAATGATATAGCTGAATATCTTCAAAATCCACAG GAGTACCCAAGCCTTGGCTTATAA
- the LOC8285695 gene encoding glycine--tRNA ligase, mitochondrial 1, translating to MRILSTLISSSTSIGHHLFSRPTSHHRYKALIHHFQPMATASEDSLRTALAEKLSAVEAQGNALRSLKASKAAKAEVDAAIESLNALKLEKSSIEKQLQAAVSGNAADSSVSREAFRQAVVNTLERRLFYIPSFKIYRGVAGLYDYGPPGCSVKSNVLAFWRQHFVLEENMLEVDCPCVTPEIVLKASGHVDKFTDLMVKDEKTGTCYRADHLLKDFCTEKLQKDLTITSEKAAELKHVLAVLDDLSAEELGAKIKDYGITAPDTKNPLSDPYPFNLMFQTSIGPSGLSPGYMRPETAQGIFVNFKDLYYYNGNKLPFAAAQIGQAFRNEISPRQGLLRVREFTLAEIEHFVDPEDKSHPKYTEVADLEFLMFPREEQMSGQSAKRIRLGEAVSKGIVNNETLGYFIGRVYLFLIRLGIDKERLRFRQHLANEMAHYAADCWDAEIECSYGWIECVGIADRSAYDLRAHSEKSGVPLLAHEKFSEPREVEKLVIASVKKELGLAFKGNQKKVVEALEAMNEKEAMEMKASLETKGEVEFYVCTLEKNVTIKKNMVTISKEKKKEHQRVFTPSVIEPSFGIGRIIYCLFEHSFYMRPSKAGDEQLNVFRFPPVVAPIKCTVFPLVQNQQYEEVAKVISRSLTAAGISHKIDITGTSIGKRYARTDELGVPFAITVDSTSSVTIRERDSKDQIRVNIEEAASVVKSVTDGMQTWSKVWSIFPHHSSGSTED from the exons ATGCGTATTTTGTCCACTCTCATTTCCTCATCGACTTCCATTGGCCACCATTTATTCTCTCGACCCACTTCTCATCATCGATACAAAGCCCTAATTCACCACTTCCAGCCAATGGCCACAGCATCCGAAGATTCTCTGCGCACAGCCCTAGCAGAAAAGCTATCTGCCGTTGAAGCCCAAGGGAATGCCCTCCGTTCACTTAAGGCCTCCAAAGCTGCTAAAGCCGAAGTCGATGCTGCAATTGAAAGTCTTAATGCCTTGAAGCTGGAGAAATCTTCAATCGAGAAGCAGCTTCAAGCTGCCGTCAGTGGAAATGCTGCTGATAGCTCCGTTAGCAGAGAAGCGTTTCGTCAAGCTGTTGTGAATACTCTGGAACGACGTCTATTCTACATTCCGTCATTCAAGATTTATAGAGGCGTCGCTGGGCTTTACGATTATGGTCCTCCTGGTTGCTCCGTTAAGTCCAATGTTCTTGCTTTCTGGCGCCAG CATTTTGTTCTGGAGGAGAATATGTTGGAGGTTGACTGTCCATGTGTGACGCCTGAGATTGTCCTGAAAGCATCTGGTCATGTGGATAAATTCACAGACCTTATGGTTAAGGATGAGAAAACTGGGACCTGTTACAGGGCTGACCATTTGCTCAAAGATTTTTGCACTGAGAAGCTTCAGAAGGATCTTACCATAACTTCTGAGAAGGCTGCGGAGCTGAAACATGTGCTTGCAGTCTTGGATGATCTCTCGGCAGAAGAGCTTGGTGCAAAGATCAAGGATTATGGTATTACAGCTCCAGATACAAAAAATCCTCTATCCGATCCCTACCCATTCAACTTGATGTTTCAAACTTCAATTGGCCCTTCTGGCTTGAGTCCTGG TTATATGCGACCTGAAACAGCACAAggcatatttgtaaatttcaAGGACTTGTACTACTACAATGGTAATAAACTCCCTTTTGCTGCTGCTCAAATTGGCCAGGCTTTCAGAAATGAG ATATCTCCCCGCCAAGGCCTTCTGAGAGTCCGTGAATTCACATTAGCAGAGATTGAGCACTTTGTTGATCCTGAAGACAAATCTCATCCAAAATACACTGAAGTTGCAGATCTGGAATTTCTAATGTTCCCAAGGGAAGAGCAAATGTCTGGCCAATCTGCTAAGCGAATCCGGCTTGGCGAAGCAGTTTCGAAG gGAATTGTCAACAATGAAACTCTAGGCTACTTCATTGGGAGAGTTTATCTCTTCCTAATTCGTCTAGGTATAGACAAAGAACGATTGCGATTCCGACAGCATCTTGCAAATGAAATGGCCCACTATGCTGCAGACTGTTGGGATGCTGAGATTGAATGTTCCTATGGTTGGATTGAGTGTGTTGGTATTGCAGATAGATCTGCATATGACTTACGTGCTCACTCG GAAAAAAGTGGAGTACCTCTTCTGGCCCATGAGAAGTTTTCAGAACCAAGGGAAGTGGAG AAACTGGTCATAGCTTCAGTGAAGAAAGAGCTGGGCCTTGCATTTAAGGGAAACCAAAAAAAGGTGGTCGAAGCATTGGAG GCAATGAATGAAAAAGAGGCCATGGAAATGAAAGCCTCTTTGGAAACCAAGGGAGAAGTAGAGTTTTATGTCTGCACTCTTGAGAAAAATGTGACCATTAAGAAGAACATGGTCACAATCtcaaaggagaagaagaaggaacaCCAGAGAGTTTTCACACCATCAGTGATTGAGCCATCTTTTGGCATTGGACGGATAATATATTGCCTCTTTGAGCATTCTTTCTACATGAGGCCCAGTAAAGCTGGGGATGAACAGTTGAATGTTTTCCGCTTTCCTCCTGTTGTGGCACCTATTAAATGCACTGTTTTCCCACTTGTTCAGAATCAACAATATGAGGAGGTTGCCAAAGTCATTTCCAGGTCATTGACTGCTGCTGGAATTTCacataaaattgatattacaG GCACTTCGATTGGCAAGCGATATGCAAGGACAGATGAACTGGGTGTACCATTTGCGATAACTGTGGATTCGACGTCTTCTGTGACAATCAGGGAGAGGGATAGCAAGGATCAAATCCGTGTTAACATAGAAGAAGCAGCATCAGTTGTGAAGTCTGTGACTGATGGTATGCAGACATGGAGCAAAGTGTGGTCTATTTTCCCTCATCATTCCTCGGGTTCGACAGAGGATTGA